From Hypomesus transpacificus isolate Combined female chromosome 3, fHypTra1, whole genome shotgun sequence:
TTTATTTGCAATAATTTCAACTGTTAAAATTACCCTTTCAAATCACTCAAAATAACATTGAGAGAGCCCTTGACTAACATTATGCTTGGCACCATTTGAACATCtctttctgtgttgtttttgtagTTTATCATCTTGAAACTTTCGCAAAGATGTACTTAGACCTACTATTCAAatcgtacatacacacacacaatctctctcacacacacactccactggcGCTAAAAACTCGGAATTTCTAAATGTTTAAAGCCACTGGCCCACTCTCCATAAGAACGTCGTGCTTACTTTGTTGCTCTGTTATTGATCGAATTCCCAGAATATCTGTGACGGAGTGCGAGGAAGGCCATATCCTGTGCATTGCCATGTGTCCGGGAAGGGTGGGCATGCCGGGAGGAGTTGGTACTTTGGTTCCAGTAGCTGCGATTGGAGTTGGATATGAGTATAAGTGGTTGTACGGCAACGtaggttgtggtggtggtgggtgaggCGCCTGCTTGCTCGACTCGTACTGGTTCTGCTGGCTCAGATTCCCAATCTTGTTGCGCAGGATTCGGCTGATGGAACTGACGGATGGTAGGTTGAATTTGTCGCAGACGCCGTCGGCCAGTAGCCTGTCCCGAATCTCCCAGGCGAAAATGCCAGGATCTCTCTGCTTGTATGTCCGAATGTGCTTGACCACTGTGGGCGTGGTGACCCGTGGCTTGCTGCCCCCGATCGCTCCAGGTAATATAGAGCCAGTCTCGTTGTACCGGGCTAGTATCTTGCTGACGCAGCCGTGAGAGACCCGGAGCTGTCTGCTTATGTCGCAAGGCCTGATTCCCAGCTGGGCAAGCTCTACAATCCGGAGCCGGATGGCATTGGGCAGCGGTCTGCCGTTAACAAAAACACCACCTAATTGGTTCACCTCCCCAAAGGCTGGCTCTGGTAGTATGGAAACAAGTATAGAGATAACAAAATGAACTGTTGCCCATTAAAACTTCACATTCAGTCATAACAGTTCTTAGGCTATAACCAACGTCAACTAATTTCACTTTAACATATGTGATACTCTGTACATTTGGTCTGTAACAAATAGGTCCACATGTGTGCAACCGGGAAGGTTGTCCTAATGGTTTTATCTAGACATGATGTAGCGGATCTATCATAAAGCAGATGGAGTAGCGTAGAAACATGGCCCACCACCATGTCCCTTTATAAAAACACATCGGCTATTCGTTTGGGCAGCATCGTCCACAATAATCCTAAATGGACGCAAATGAAAATCTATTTTCAATAAAGTACCAGTGGAATTAAAAGTTGTAAGCTAAGTTACGGCTGTTGAATATGTTTACTGTAGCTAATTTATCTCTATAACAAATGCTCATGTCGGAGTGCCTACTATACTTCGTCAttgacaaacacatttttatgaCCTTACCCATTGTGTTAATTCCACAAAATAATATTGCGATATCGGAGTTACGCTGTCCGTCCAGTCCCGAGTCCAGTTTTGCTGGTGTCCAAACTTTTGTTAAGCAAGAATAAATTGTCTCACGCGCCACGGGTGCGATAACGATAGTAGCGAGAAGGACAAATTTGTGTTCTGTTTCCTGATGGCAAGGGAGACAGGCTTACATTTCAATCTGGAGTATTCATGGGCTGGACTTCCAAAATTCTCTCCTCTGTGAAGATCAGCCCACCAATCAAATTTTAGCTCCGCGTATAGAAGCGTTCCTATTGGTCTGAAACTTTGACATGACATGTCACGTTTTGCTATGCTTCTCCCTCTTCCATCCAAACCAAAGACTGGGTTACCACCATGAATTACAATTGTTATAACCTACACACTGAAATGGTAAGTAGACAAAAATATTCAGATTCATTCAGGATCATGGACACAAATGTGTTTGAAATGCAAGTGAAATCAATAAAAAAGGACGTTAATGGCAAAAAAATTACTATGGTAAAAGCTCTGTGTTCCTGTCCAAGAGCATGTCACATGTGGATTTGAAAATTATACATTTAGATGTACATCATAATATTGTTTtctctaaataaatacattaaatgCAACGATGCTCACCTCTTGTAGTATTTATGGCTGTGCTCTGAGATGTTCATCAAAAGCACACATTTGTAATTGACGTAGGCCTGTAGGCTGTAGCCTAAATTACGCAGTATATGTCCGA
This genomic window contains:
- the pax9 gene encoding paired box protein Pax-9 isoform X1, coding for MEPAFGEVNQLGGVFVNGRPLPNAIRLRIVELAQLGIRPCDISRQLRVSHGCVSKILARYNETGSILPGAIGGSKPRVTTPTVVKHIRTYKQRDPGIFAWEIRDRLLADGVCDKFNLPSVSSISRILRNKIGNLSQQNQYESSKQAPHPPPPQPTLPYNHLYSYPTPIAATGTKVPTPPGMPTLPGHMAMHRIWPSSHSVTDILGIRSITEQQISDSPSYSTAKLEEWSAINRTYFPPAISPLVNGLDKAHLEPEAKYTQTQSGLPTVNSYATVPSIPPYHPPTQVSPYMGYSVTTSAYVTGHTWQPPSGSALSPHSCDVAAPLAFKSMTVNREAFHPCHGLSTVN
- the pax9 gene encoding paired box protein Pax-9 isoform X2; protein product: MEPAFGEVNQLGGVFVNGRPLPNAIRLRIVELAQLGIRPCDISRQLRVSHGCVSKILARYNETGSILPGAIGGSKPRVTTPTVVKHIRTYKQRDPGIFAWEIRDRLLADGVCDKFNLPSVSSISRILRNKIGNLSQQNQYESSKQAPHPPPPQPTLPYNHLYSYPTPIAATGTKVPTPPGMPTLPGHMAMHRIWPSSHSVTDILGIRSITEQQISDSPSYSTAKLEEWSAINRTYFPPAISPLVNGLDKAHLEPEAKYTQISSFCLTWFPELVTIETMSFC